Part of the Bacillota bacterium genome is shown below.
CATGAGGAACAACTGATCGTAAGTCCGGGCGAACCCCGTGAGGAAACAGGGGATCTCGCCCAAGAGCACGGTGATGGCGAGAAGCCATCTTCGCGAATACTTGTCGGTCAGATACCCCCAGACCAGAGTGACGATAGCCCCCACGATGGTGAAGGCGGAACTGACCGCGCCAAGATCGTACAGGGACACGTCAAACTCCTCTTGGACCAGTAGGAGGTTGGGATTGAGCACGTTCTGGTCGGCAGTGAGAAAGAGTGACATCGGAATGAGAAACGCCAGAAGCACCAGGGATTGAGTGCTCATGTCCGCCGCGTCCGCAAGGCCGATTCTCCGAAGTAACTGCCTTCCGACCCCCACACTCAAGACCTCCTTGAGATTATTGGCTCGAGCCGCCCTCAGAGTACCTTCAGAGTGCAGCCAAACGCGTCTATGCGGTCCACGATCCCGACTATCGTCGAGTCGACCGGAGCGTCTTTTCTCTTCATGGCCTGACGTGAGGAGTTGCCTTCCGAGACCACCAGGACGTAGTCGCCCACTCCGGCTCCAACAGTGTCGATGGCGACTAGCTCGGATCCGGTGAGCTTCGCATCCACTTCGGCGATATCGCAGATCAGGAGCTTGGCCCCGACGAAGTTAGGGTCCTTCTGGGTGGCGACCACCGTGCCCACCACTTTGGCCAGGACCACACTCTCACCTCCCCTCGACCCGGCCGAAGGTGTCGATTATGCCGACGATCCCCGCGTCCACCGGGGCCATTGGAACCGGCAATGGCATACCAGCCTCCCGGCCACGGACTACGGTTACGTATTCTCCCGCCCCGGCGCCGACGGTGTCCACAGCCACGTGGGGCTTTCCGACAGGCCTGCCTGCTGCGTCTACTTGGGTGACCACAAGAAGCTTGGCCCCGACCAGGCTTGGGTCCTTCTGGGTGGCCACGACGTGGCCTATGACTTTCGCGGTATACACGCTCCTATGCCTCCTTGCGGAACCGGACCTTCCCGTCAACCTCGATAGTGTCCACGATCGCCATGATCGTGGCATCGACCGGAGTGTTCTGGGTTCTCGAGGTCTGTCGGGCAGAGCTCCCGCTCACCACCAGTACGACCTCGCCCTGCCCCGCGCCCACACTGTCAACAGCGACTATGGGCTTGCCGTCGGGCGATCCGTCCATCAGGCTCACGGGCTGAACCACCTGAAGCTTGGCCCCTGTGAGTTTCTCGTCCTTTCTTGTACATACAACAGTCCCAACTACTTTCGCAACTATCAAACTGGTCACCTCTCTTCCCCAGCATCGTCCCGGGCTTCAGGACCTCTGATGACAATTCGGCAGAGGATCCCGAATACCTGCGGGCGTCCGCAGGAGGCCGTTGACACCCTACCCTGAATTTGATATATGTCTAATTAGATTATCATCAAAGCATTGTGCCCGCGGCGATAATTGAAAGGGGCGATGGACCATGGCTCTGTCCAACCTCAGCTCAGAGCAGCTAGACAGGCTGGTCGAGGTGTACAAGGCGCTCGCGGACCCAGCGCGCATCCGCATAATGGCTCTATTGAGCGAAGGCGATCTAAACGGAAAGGAGATCGCGGAGGCTCTGAGCCTCTCGCAGCCCACCATAACCCATCATATGTCAGTCCTCAGGAA
Proteins encoded:
- a CDS encoding EutN/CcmL family microcompartment protein, which codes for MVLAKVVGTVVATQKDPNFVGAKLLICDIAEVDAKLTGSELVAIDTVGAGVGDYVLVVSEGNSSRQAMKRKDAPVDSTIVGIVDRIDAFGCTLKVL
- a CDS encoding EutN/CcmL family microcompartment protein, coding for MYTAKVIGHVVATQKDPSLVGAKLLVVTQVDAAGRPVGKPHVAVDTVGAGAGEYVTVVRGREAGMPLPVPMAPVDAGIVGIIDTFGRVEGR
- a CDS encoding EutN/CcmL family microcompartment protein, translating into MIVAKVVGTVVCTRKDEKLTGAKLQVVQPVSLMDGSPDGKPIVAVDSVGAGQGEVVLVVSGSSARQTSRTQNTPVDATIMAIVDTIEVDGKVRFRKEA